In Labrus bergylta chromosome 11, fLabBer1.1, whole genome shotgun sequence, one genomic interval encodes:
- the scarf1 gene encoding scavenger receptor class F member 1, whose translation MKLLFRALGALLCCSLSSSNTLDPSGKNVCHNTRNPSSPVCCTGWRQEGKECTIPVCEGEQACLKEEVCVYPGVCRCPPGYFGAHCKTRCPPEFWASDCRQVCPCHPNGRCHPVTGECTCNQNRWGPLCQYTCKCGRHGHCNPLYGNCTCDEGWWTSTCSKPCQCVNGGSTGPGCDQLTGRCQCHRGHWGLKCPGTCNCYLSLCNQRNGVCECKAEWWGPSCDRRCNCDLTHSSCDPASGQCVCHLGFKGKYCNQACDIGEYGSGCTMSCGFCKDKQRCSSTDGACAACEPGWNNTQCDRPCPPGYYGDSCKEECPRCRNNEPCDPKTGKCWRCDPGWTGPRCEEACPDRTFGDACSFLCSPCFHGNCHHVTGRCVCQPGFQGESCNSSCSALQFGMNCSSACDCGEGIECHPVTGVCPNSISGSVLAGVLVPLLLVLLTVLCCCLCCGGGPVDGKDRATVAEGGWSARMKYHVYSVLANIGASLPCISDWSSGLPRVTVSHHDPELTFNHSFIEPPSSGWVTEGSSFDSDEEEGEALYCVPPREDIPAVAGGEFQEMSSKCNMFLDPSGFSSEDITSPFNIPRTSSIAKAKRPSVSFAEGTRFSPKERRGSAQDLGASSGRNKPKAPWGVLMLSALQSQVGAARTGEVSGAEGEESEYEVDLQETENQESSCDAGDQDVDRTPSPGASGRRRTMSNTAAHKVTQLPLSASDAQVGVLNKVTTVYVTVGKAGRPVSKTESSSEGPVQAMLRRLGSLQRQREQESSRPKPEAAEAIIKPPRKKLGARASVWEQGSPSGGEVGICKPIRRKHAALNNPDSTGACDTPSSESGTPKRPLSFILQSVPEVGSADSGSDLRAEGCSGTGNTESTYLTVGPVGDATCLTEVIANEAAVVSVSDEPCYENVCINHS comes from the exons ATGAAGCTTCTCTTCCGAGCTCTGGgtgctctgctctgctgctcctTGTCCTCCTCAAACACCCTGGATCCTTCTGGGAAGAACGTCTGCCACAATACCAG GAACCCCTCCAGCCCGGTCTGCTGCACTGGATGGCGTCAAGAAGGGAAAGAGTGCACTATAC CTGTGTGCGAGGGTGAGCAGGCCTGCCTGAAGGAAGAGGTCTGTGTGTATCCTGGAGTGTGTCGCTGCCCTCCTGGCTACTTTGGAGCTCACTGCAAAACAC GCTGTCCTCCTGAGTTCTGGGCCTCAGACTGTCGCCAGGTGTGTCCTTGCCACCCAAATGGCCGCTGTCACCCTGTCACTGGTGAGTGCACCTGCAACCAAAACCGTTGGGGTCCACTGTGCCAATACACCTGCAAGTGCGGCCGACATGGCCACTGCAACCCCTTATACGGTAACTGCACCTGCGACGAGGGCTGGTGGACGTCCACCTGCTCCAAGCCGTGTCAATGTGTCAACGGGGGATCTACAGGCCCCGGATGTGACCAGCTGACAGGTCGGTGTCAGTGCCACCGGGGCCACTGGGGGCTGAAGTGTCCCGGCACCTGCAACTGCTACCTGTCGCTGTGTAACCAGCGTAATGGGGTGTGTGAGTGCAAGGCAGAGTGGTGGGGACCCAGCTGTGACCGGCGGTGTAACTGTGAcctcacacacagcagctgtgaCCCTGCAAGCGGGCAGTGTGTGTGCCACCTGGGGTTCAAGGGTAAATACTGCAACCAGGCCTGTGACATTGGGGAGTACGGCAGTGGTTGCACAATGAG CTGTGGTTTCTGTAAAGACAAACAGCGCTGCTCATCCACTGATGGAGCATGTGCCGCCTGCGAGCCTGGCTGGAACAACACACAGTGCGACCGCCCTTGCCCACCTGGTTACTATGGCGACAGCTGCAAGGAGGAGTGTCCACGGTGCAGAAATAATGAACCCTGTGACCCAAAGACTGGGAAATGTTGGAGATGTGACCCTGGATGGACTGGACCcag GTGTGAGGAGGCCTGCCCAGACAGGACGTTTGGAGACGCCTGCAGCTTCCTGTGTAGCCCTTGCTTCCATGGTAACTGCCATCATGTGACAGGAAGATGTGTCTGTCAACCCGGCTTTCAGGGAGAGAG ctgtaacAGCAGCTGCTCCGCCCTGCAGTTTGGGATGAACTGCTCTTCCGCCTGTGACTGTGGTGAGGGTATCGAGTGTCACCCAGTTACCGGTGTCTGCCCTAACA gtATCAGCGGATCTGTCCTGGCAGGTGTGCTGGTTCCTTTGCTCCTGGTGCTCCTCACTGTGCTCTgctgttgtctgtgttgtggaGGAGGCCCTGTTGATGGCAAAGACAG AGCGACTGTGGCTGAAGGAGGCTGGTCGGCTCGGATGAAATATCACGTCTACAGCGTCCTGGCAAACATTGGTGCTTCACTTCCCTGTATCTCTGATTGGTCATCTGGCTTGCCTCGTGTCACTG TGTCTCACCATGACCCTGAGCTGACGTTCAATCACAGCTTCATTGAGCCTCCATCCTCTGGATGGGTGACTGAAGGATCTTCGTTCGACAGtgatgaggaggaaggagaggcgCTCTACTGTGTCCCTCCAAGAGAAG ACATACCCGCTGTGGCAGGCGGAGAGTTCCAGGAGATGAGTTCAAAGTGCAACATGTTCTTAGACCCGTCTGGCTTCAGCAGTGAGGACATCACTTCCCCCTTCAACATCCCTCGCACCTCCAGCATCGCCAAGGCCAAGCGGCCATCTGTCTCTTTTGCCGAAGGCACTCGCTTTAGTCCCAAAGAGAGGCGTGGCTCAGCACAGGACCTAGGCGCTTCCTCTGGACGCAACAAACCCAAGGCACCCTGGGGGGTTTTGATGCTGTCTGCTTTGCAGAGTCAGGTAGGTGCAGCTAGAACCGGGGAGGTCAGTGGAGCTGAAGGCGAGGAGAGTGAGTATGAAGTGGACTTGCAGGAGACAGAGAACCAGGAATCAAGCTGTGATGCAGGAGACCAGGATGTAGACAGAACGCCATCCCCTGGCGCTTCAGGAAGAAGGCGGACTATGTCAAACACAGCTGCTCATAAAGTGACCCAGCTGCCATTATCTGCCTCTGATGCTCAAGTGGGGGTCTTAAATAAGGTCACGACAGTTTACGTGACAGTGGGTAAAGCAGGTAGGCCTGTGTCGAAGACTGAATCCAGCTCCGAAGGCCCCGTTCAGGCCATGCTGCGACGACTAGGCagcctgcagagacagagggagcagGAGTCCAGTCGACCAAAGCCTGAGGCAGCTGAAGCGATCATCAAACCACCGAGGAAGAAGCTCGGAGCTCGGGCGAGTGTGTGGGAACAGGGGAGTCCGTCTGGAGGGGAGGTAGGCATATGTAAGCCAATCAGGAGAAAGCATGCCGCTCTCAACAACCCTGACTCAACAGGTGCATGTGACACTCCATCATCAGAGAGCGGCACTCCAAAAAGACCGCTCTCGTTCATTTTGCAGAGTGTGCCAGAGGTGGGTTCCGCTGACTCAGGGTCTGATCTGAGGGCTGAAGGATGCTCCGgtacaggaaacactgaaagcaCCTACCTGACTGTGGGACCAGTAGGAGACGCGACGTGCCTCACCGAGGTCATCGCCAATGAAGCTGCAGTGGTCAGTGTGAGCGATGAACCCTGCTATGAAAATGTCTGCATCAACCACTCATAA